Proteins co-encoded in one Rudaeicoccus suwonensis genomic window:
- the aspS gene encoding aspartate--tRNA ligase: MLRTHEAGTLRAADAEKTVTLTGWVARRRDHGGVAFLDLRDASGVVQVVARDEVLTGAAHGLRNEYCIKVTGTVTPRADKDVNPDLPTGAIDVVADEIEVLSESAPLPFQIDERITVGEEARLKHRYLDLRRPAQGAAIRLRSKVNAAARTVLAARDFVEIETPTLTRSTPEGARDFLVPARLQPGSWYALPQSPQLFKQLLMVAGMERYYQIARCYRDEDFRADRQPEFTQLDIEMSFIEQSDIIELGEAIATALWQVIGVDIPTPFPQLTYADAMARYGSDKPDLRFDLEIHECTELFKDTTFRVFQATYVGAVVMPGGASQPRRQLDGWQEWAKQRGARGLAYVLVQDDGTLTGPVAKNLTDAEIAALPQHVGAEPGDCIFFAAGEVKASRALLGAARLEIGKRCELIDESKWSFLWVLDAPLFEPSSDAVASGDVAVGSGAWTAVHHAFTMPKAEFVDTFDTDPGSALAYAYDMVCNGNEIGGGSIRIHRKDIQERVFKVMGLSEEEAQEKFGFLLDAFAFGAPPHGGIAFGWDRICALLAGTDSIREVIAFPKSGGGFDPLTAAPAPITAAQRKEAGVDAKPEPASPVSEK; this comes from the coding sequence GTGCTTCGCACCCATGAGGCCGGCACCCTTCGTGCCGCCGACGCCGAAAAGACAGTCACGCTCACCGGGTGGGTCGCCCGGCGGCGCGATCACGGCGGGGTGGCCTTCCTGGATCTGCGCGATGCCAGCGGCGTCGTGCAGGTGGTGGCGCGCGACGAGGTGCTGACCGGCGCTGCGCACGGGCTGCGCAACGAGTACTGCATCAAGGTGACCGGCACCGTGACCCCGCGCGCGGACAAGGACGTCAACCCGGACCTGCCCACCGGCGCGATCGACGTCGTGGCCGACGAGATCGAGGTGCTCAGCGAGTCCGCGCCGCTGCCCTTCCAGATCGACGAGCGGATCACCGTCGGTGAAGAGGCACGGCTCAAGCACCGCTATCTGGACCTGCGGCGCCCTGCCCAGGGCGCCGCCATCCGGCTGCGTAGCAAGGTCAACGCCGCCGCCCGCACCGTCTTGGCGGCGCGTGACTTCGTCGAGATCGAGACCCCGACGCTGACCCGCTCGACTCCGGAAGGCGCTCGCGACTTCTTGGTGCCGGCACGCCTGCAGCCGGGCAGCTGGTACGCCCTGCCGCAGAGCCCACAGTTGTTCAAACAGTTGCTCATGGTCGCCGGCATGGAGCGCTACTACCAGATCGCGCGCTGCTACCGCGACGAGGACTTCCGCGCCGACCGGCAGCCGGAGTTCACCCAGCTGGACATCGAGATGAGCTTCATCGAGCAGTCCGACATCATCGAACTCGGTGAGGCGATCGCGACGGCGCTGTGGCAGGTCATCGGCGTCGACATCCCCACACCGTTCCCGCAGCTGACGTATGCCGACGCCATGGCCCGTTACGGTTCCGACAAGCCCGACCTGCGATTCGACCTCGAGATCCACGAGTGCACGGAGCTGTTCAAGGACACCACCTTCCGCGTGTTCCAGGCGACGTATGTCGGCGCCGTTGTCATGCCCGGTGGTGCCTCCCAGCCGCGCCGTCAGCTCGATGGCTGGCAGGAATGGGCCAAGCAGCGCGGTGCGCGCGGTCTGGCCTACGTGCTCGTGCAGGACGACGGCACTCTCACCGGCCCGGTGGCCAAGAACCTCACCGACGCCGAGATCGCCGCGCTGCCGCAGCACGTCGGAGCCGAGCCCGGCGACTGCATCTTCTTCGCCGCTGGCGAGGTCAAGGCGTCCCGCGCTCTGCTGGGTGCTGCGCGCTTGGAGATCGGCAAGCGGTGCGAGCTGATCGACGAGTCCAAGTGGTCCTTCCTGTGGGTGCTGGACGCCCCGCTGTTCGAGCCGTCCTCGGATGCCGTTGCCTCTGGTGACGTGGCCGTGGGCTCGGGCGCCTGGACTGCGGTGCACCACGCGTTCACCATGCCGAAGGCCGAATTCGTCGACACCTTCGACACCGACCCGGGCTCGGCGCTCGCCTACGCCTACGACATGGTCTGCAACGGCAACGAGATCGGCGGTGGCTCGATCCGTATCCACCGCAAGGACATCCAGGAGCGCGTCTTCAAGGTGATGGGCCTGAGCGAGGAGGAGGCGCAGGAGAAGTTCGGCTTCCTGCTCGACGCGTTCGCCTTCGGTGCCCCGCCGCACGGCGGCATCGCCTTCGGCTGGGACCGCATCTGCGCGCTGCTCGCCGGCACCGACTCGATCCGAGAGGTGATCGCGTTCCCGAAGTCCGGAGGCGGTTTCGACCCGCTGACAGCGGCTCCGGCTCCGATCACGGCCGCACAGCGCAAGGAGGCCGGTGTCGACGCCAAGCCGGAGCCTGCCTCGCCGGTGTCGGAGAAATAG
- a CDS encoding thioesterase family protein — protein sequence MTDYDDAIALRPDGSTWVGELSDDWAIGEAVNGGLLMAMATTAVSSTSQAQGGHADPLSFSGVFLSPGAAGPVTVEPQILRTGRRMTTAQVRVTQDQDGQEVERLRALLTLGDLATYAEPVRKTLAAPSIPAAEECVSAREAPPSALTKSGFLQRWDLRMDPATVGWAVGRPSGAGLMRGWLRLADERDFDAVSLLLALDAFPPVAFDLGSSGWVPTVEFTGYVRGIPAPGWLQVTLSATHVAGGLLNEDCDIWDSTGRLVAHSRQLASARFAD from the coding sequence ATGACCGACTACGACGACGCGATCGCGCTGCGGCCGGATGGCTCCACCTGGGTCGGCGAACTCAGTGACGACTGGGCGATCGGGGAGGCCGTCAACGGCGGCCTGCTCATGGCGATGGCCACCACGGCGGTGTCGAGCACCAGCCAGGCACAGGGTGGGCACGCCGACCCGTTGAGCTTCTCGGGGGTGTTCCTGTCCCCCGGCGCCGCCGGACCGGTCACCGTCGAACCGCAGATCCTGCGCACCGGGCGACGTATGACGACCGCGCAGGTTCGCGTGACGCAGGACCAGGACGGCCAGGAGGTCGAGCGCTTGCGGGCGTTGCTCACCCTCGGCGACCTCGCGACGTATGCCGAGCCAGTGCGCAAAACGCTTGCAGCACCATCGATTCCGGCCGCGGAGGAGTGCGTCTCGGCACGGGAGGCCCCGCCATCGGCGCTGACCAAATCCGGTTTTCTGCAGCGGTGGGACCTACGCATGGATCCGGCGACCGTCGGCTGGGCCGTCGGCCGGCCGAGCGGGGCAGGGCTCATGCGCGGGTGGCTGCGCCTCGCCGACGAGCGGGATTTCGATGCCGTGTCGCTGCTGCTTGCACTCGACGCCTTTCCTCCCGTGGCCTTCGATCTCGGATCCAGCGGCTGGGTGCCGACCGTGGAGTTCACCGGATATGTGCGCGGCATACCGGCTCCGGGCTGGTTGCAGGTCACGCTGAGCGCGACACATGTCGCCGGCGGCCTGCTCAACGAGGACTGCGACATCTGGGACAGCACCGGCCGGTTGGTGGCGCACTCCCGGCAACTGGCCAGCGCCCGCTTCGCCGACTGA
- a CDS encoding GNAT family N-acetyltransferase produces the protein MTPAADHSVRTLEGLELHRAWGDDPFVRWDIAQPHTSPIRVYGDAVAFERTSHSRHLRSLTMFGPPADVAVLLRAVATHLQPEVNGISIERVNLPLLHEHFGERLSVGGNWDWMWTTMTPPVIPAEQLLHELDDTRDADEIRALNAIGNPTAESEPGTGTSEYWLGLRESGRLIVAGALHRTGGGAPHLTGLVVHPDARGRRLGLALTAALTRRAVERDGVATLGMYADNDRARSVYAGLGYQVARAWASRRLRPA, from the coding sequence GTGACACCTGCAGCAGACCACTCGGTGCGCACTCTTGAGGGCCTCGAACTGCACCGCGCGTGGGGCGACGACCCGTTCGTGCGCTGGGACATCGCGCAGCCGCACACCTCACCGATCCGTGTGTACGGCGATGCCGTCGCGTTCGAGCGCACCTCGCACTCGCGTCACCTGCGCAGCCTCACCATGTTCGGCCCGCCTGCCGACGTCGCGGTGCTGTTGCGTGCTGTGGCGACACACCTGCAGCCTGAGGTGAACGGCATCAGCATCGAGCGCGTGAATCTGCCGCTGCTGCACGAGCATTTCGGCGAACGGCTGTCCGTCGGCGGCAACTGGGACTGGATGTGGACGACGATGACCCCGCCCGTCATACCTGCCGAGCAGCTGTTGCACGAACTCGACGACACCCGGGATGCCGATGAGATCCGAGCACTGAATGCGATCGGCAACCCCACGGCGGAGTCCGAGCCGGGCACGGGCACAAGCGAATACTGGCTCGGGCTGCGCGAATCCGGCCGATTGATCGTCGCGGGTGCCTTGCATCGCACCGGCGGTGGGGCGCCCCATCTGACCGGGCTGGTCGTACATCCGGACGCACGCGGCCGGCGCCTCGGTCTGGCACTGACCGCGGCCCTGACGCGAAGGGCCGTCGAGCGCGACGGGGTGGCCACGCTGGGGATGTATGCCGACAACGACCGCGCCCGGTCGGTCTACGCCGGGTTGGGGTATCAGGTCGCTCGCGCCTGGGCGAGCCGTCGGCTGCGGCCGGCCTGA
- a CDS encoding replication-associated recombination protein A translates to MTDDLFAAANSTDSADAHRLPLAVRMRPRSVDEVRGQADALKPGSPLRRLIEGARGAAGPVSAILWGPPGTGKTTLAHLVATAAERRFVELSAINAGVKDVRAVMDQATRERDLYGRQTVLFLDEIHRFSKAQQDALLPGVENRLVVLVAATTENPSFSVIAPLLSRSMLVRLTSLDDADVAALIDDAVVESRGLAGGFTLTDAARDHLVRMAGGDARRSLTALEAAAGVAQDAAAGEQPVPIELAHVEQAMATAAVRYDRAGDQHYDVASALIKSMRGSDVDAALHYLARMLEAGEDPRFIARRIVIAASEDVGMADPTALQTAVAAMHAVAQIGMPEARIILGQAVVHNALAPKSNAAYLGINAAIADVRDGRGGAVPAHLRGSSYAGASALGHGDGYRYSHDEPGGVGPQQFLPDDLLDADYYHPTDRGWEHTLGPRWRMVRSIVKGTDEKQ, encoded by the coding sequence GTGACTGACGACCTGTTCGCCGCGGCCAACTCCACCGACAGCGCCGACGCCCATCGACTTCCGCTGGCGGTGCGGATGCGTCCGAGATCGGTCGACGAGGTCCGGGGGCAGGCCGATGCCCTCAAGCCGGGTAGCCCGTTACGCCGCCTCATCGAGGGCGCGCGGGGAGCAGCGGGTCCGGTGTCGGCCATCCTGTGGGGCCCGCCGGGCACCGGCAAGACGACCTTGGCGCACCTGGTCGCGACGGCTGCCGAGCGGCGCTTCGTCGAACTGTCGGCGATCAACGCCGGCGTCAAAGATGTGCGCGCGGTGATGGATCAGGCCACCCGAGAGCGGGATCTCTACGGCCGGCAGACGGTGCTCTTCCTCGACGAGATCCACCGGTTCAGCAAGGCGCAGCAGGATGCCCTGCTGCCAGGCGTCGAGAACAGGCTGGTGGTGCTGGTCGCGGCGACCACCGAGAACCCGAGCTTCAGTGTCATCGCGCCCTTGCTGTCCCGGTCGATGCTGGTGCGGCTCACGTCGCTGGACGATGCGGATGTCGCTGCGCTCATCGACGACGCGGTGGTCGAGTCTCGTGGATTGGCAGGCGGGTTCACCCTCACGGATGCCGCACGTGATCATCTGGTCCGGATGGCCGGAGGTGACGCGCGACGCTCGTTGACCGCACTGGAGGCCGCGGCGGGCGTCGCTCAAGACGCTGCTGCGGGCGAGCAACCGGTGCCCATCGAACTGGCTCACGTCGAGCAGGCGATGGCGACCGCTGCGGTCCGCTACGACCGGGCCGGGGATCAGCACTACGACGTCGCCAGTGCGCTGATCAAGTCGATGCGCGGCAGCGATGTGGATGCTGCCTTGCACTACCTGGCACGGATGCTGGAGGCCGGCGAGGACCCCCGCTTCATCGCCCGGCGCATCGTGATCGCGGCCAGCGAGGACGTCGGCATGGCCGATCCCACCGCCTTGCAGACGGCGGTCGCAGCGATGCACGCCGTGGCTCAGATCGGCATGCCGGAGGCACGCATCATCCTGGGGCAAGCCGTGGTGCACAACGCGCTCGCGCCGAAGTCCAATGCGGCCTATCTCGGCATCAACGCGGCGATCGCGGACGTGCGTGACGGACGCGGTGGAGCAGTGCCCGCGCATCTGCGGGGGAGTTCGTATGCCGGCGCGTCCGCGCTCGGTCATGGCGACGGCTATCGCTACAGCCACGACGAACCTGGGGGTGTCGGCCCGCAGCAGTTCCTGCCAGACGATCTGCTCGACGCGGACTACTACCACCCGACGGATCGGGGCTGGGAACACACCCTTGGTCCGCGATGGCGCATGGTGCGATCAATTGTCAAGGGCACAGATGAAAAACAGTAA
- a CDS encoding ABC transporter permease — MSQGPDATVLLSEAETVESPESVAPAKAGLSPTQIALARLRKDKLAWASVVVIVFFVLVAIFQDLITKIVGVNGDTDQTLLDPNTTLPMFTATAAHPFGVQPQTGQDLFYEWAHGARPSLIVGIGASLLTMIIGVVLGLLAGFLGGWVDRVISWVIDFLLSLPFLLMAIALVPVALARFGHPDGSGYIQPGREAAIRFASLIFVLVAFSWPGLARLIRGATLSLREQEFVQAARSLGQPTWRVVMKEMLPNLTGPIIVNLTVLIPAFIAAEAGLSFLGAGLKAPIVSWGQTIAAATGSFDTYPIWLWIPVASIALLVLALSLFGDAVSDAFNPATRR, encoded by the coding sequence ATGAGCCAGGGCCCTGATGCCACCGTTCTGCTGAGCGAAGCAGAGACGGTGGAGAGCCCGGAATCGGTTGCTCCGGCCAAGGCGGGTCTGTCGCCGACCCAGATCGCCCTGGCACGACTGCGCAAGGACAAACTCGCGTGGGCGAGTGTGGTCGTTATCGTGTTCTTCGTGCTGGTCGCGATCTTCCAGGACCTGATCACGAAGATCGTGGGCGTCAACGGTGACACCGATCAGACGCTGCTGGATCCCAACACCACCCTGCCGATGTTCACGGCGACCGCGGCCCACCCGTTCGGCGTGCAACCGCAGACCGGTCAGGACTTGTTCTACGAGTGGGCGCATGGAGCGCGGCCGAGTCTTATCGTCGGCATCGGCGCCTCGCTGCTGACGATGATCATCGGTGTCGTGCTCGGCCTGCTCGCCGGATTTCTCGGCGGCTGGGTGGACCGGGTGATCTCCTGGGTGATCGACTTCTTGCTGTCGCTTCCGTTCTTGTTGATGGCGATTGCACTGGTGCCGGTGGCGCTGGCCCGCTTCGGGCATCCCGACGGTTCCGGCTACATCCAGCCCGGGCGCGAGGCCGCCATCCGGTTCGCATCCCTGATCTTCGTGCTGGTCGCCTTCAGTTGGCCGGGCCTGGCCCGCTTGATCCGCGGAGCTACGTTGTCGCTGCGCGAGCAGGAGTTCGTCCAGGCGGCCCGGTCCCTCGGACAGCCCACCTGGCGGGTGGTGATGAAAGAGATGCTCCCGAATCTCACCGGCCCGATCATCGTCAACCTGACCGTCCTCATCCCGGCGTTCATCGCCGCCGAAGCCGGTTTGTCCTTCCTCGGTGCCGGGCTCAAGGCCCCCATCGTCTCGTGGGGACAGACCATCGCGGCTGCCACCGGCAGTTTCGACACCTATCCGATCTGGCTGTGGATCCCCGTCGCCAGCATCGCCCTGCTCGTTCTCGCGCTGAGCCTCTTCGGAGATGCCGTCTCCGATGCGTTCAACCCGGCCACCAGGCGCTGA
- a CDS encoding ABC transporter substrate-binding protein, whose amino-acid sequence MRWTKVVALAAVGTVAVAGCGGGSANTKSTASNSALGDTFEKVPASAGLQPDVKGPAAEVAGATKGGTLTFNVNSVPESTDPSVQYYQDTAAIMRLTNRTLTQFKMQGNKSVLVPDMATDLGSVSKDGLTWSFTLKPNLKYEDGTAIKASDIKYSVERSFAVDELPGGPTYQIDYFKGGDTYKGPWQSKGGLDSIKADDATGTISFTMRKKFASFPYFASFTMFGGIPQAKDTKTNYQLHWISSGPYKIQSYNKGTNLTLVKNTNWDASSDPARHQYPDTITFNFGKDIPTTAKSIMASNGTDATTASYDGVDASILQQALGSNKNQVATGASPCVAWQTLDTQKIPLEVRKAIAVAYPYDQLRIAGAVTQFDYSPASTIAAPQIPGFEKYVDPMFPGKGKGDPAKAKQMLAAAGKTGFELSYYYTNDDPTAQNVEAVRKPLLEAAGFKVKSIGVSKTERRKKVRDPKAEVNMGQGVSGGWCYDWPAGDSVYPPLFNSTLPLNGGVGNLKDKALDNEMSDISQLPLEQQGAKWTALDKKILTTMVPAIPTNYSKGSVIFGTKVHNTVVDPNSGMPDITGMWVG is encoded by the coding sequence ATGCGTTGGACCAAGGTTGTGGCCCTCGCCGCAGTCGGCACCGTTGCGGTCGCCGGATGCGGTGGCGGTTCCGCAAACACCAAGAGCACTGCGAGCAACTCGGCTCTGGGTGACACCTTTGAGAAGGTGCCGGCAAGTGCCGGTCTGCAGCCCGACGTGAAGGGGCCGGCGGCCGAGGTCGCCGGCGCCACGAAGGGTGGGACCCTCACCTTCAACGTCAACTCGGTGCCGGAGTCCACCGACCCATCGGTGCAGTACTACCAGGACACCGCCGCGATCATGCGGCTGACGAACCGAACGCTCACCCAGTTCAAGATGCAGGGCAACAAGTCGGTCCTCGTCCCCGACATGGCCACCGACCTGGGTTCGGTGTCGAAGGACGGCCTGACCTGGAGCTTCACCCTCAAGCCCAACTTGAAGTATGAAGACGGCACCGCCATCAAGGCGTCCGACATCAAGTACTCCGTCGAACGGTCCTTCGCGGTCGACGAGCTGCCGGGTGGTCCGACCTACCAGATCGACTACTTCAAGGGTGGCGACACCTACAAGGGACCGTGGCAGTCCAAGGGCGGTCTCGACTCCATCAAGGCCGACGATGCCACGGGCACGATCAGCTTCACCATGCGCAAGAAATTCGCGTCGTTCCCCTACTTCGCATCGTTCACGATGTTCGGTGGCATTCCGCAGGCGAAGGACACCAAGACCAACTACCAGTTGCACTGGATCTCCTCCGGTCCCTACAAGATCCAGAGCTACAACAAGGGCACCAACCTGACTCTGGTCAAGAACACCAACTGGGACGCCAGTTCCGACCCGGCCCGGCACCAGTACCCCGACACGATCACGTTCAACTTCGGCAAGGACATCCCGACCACCGCGAAGTCGATCATGGCCAGCAATGGCACCGACGCGACGACCGCGTCGTATGACGGTGTCGACGCCTCGATCCTGCAGCAGGCGCTGGGGTCCAACAAGAACCAGGTCGCGACCGGTGCGTCGCCGTGTGTTGCCTGGCAGACCCTGGACACCCAGAAGATCCCGCTGGAGGTGCGCAAGGCGATTGCGGTCGCCTACCCCTACGACCAGCTGCGCATCGCCGGTGCGGTGACCCAGTTCGATTACTCACCGGCGTCGACCATCGCCGCCCCGCAGATCCCGGGCTTCGAGAAGTATGTCGACCCGATGTTCCCGGGCAAGGGCAAGGGCGACCCCGCCAAGGCCAAGCAGATGCTGGCGGCCGCGGGCAAGACCGGCTTCGAGCTGAGCTACTACTACACCAACGACGACCCGACAGCCCAGAACGTCGAGGCTGTCCGCAAGCCCCTGCTCGAGGCGGCCGGCTTCAAGGTGAAGTCGATCGGTGTCTCCAAGACCGAGCGTCGCAAGAAGGTCCGCGACCCCAAGGCCGAGGTCAACATGGGCCAGGGCGTCTCCGGTGGATGGTGCTACGACTGGCCGGCAGGTGACTCGGTCTACCCGCCGCTGTTCAACAGCACGCTGCCGCTCAACGGTGGCGTCGGCAACCTCAAGGACAAGGCTCTCGACAACGAGATGTCCGACATCTCTCAGCTGCCCCTGGAGCAGCAGGGTGCCAAGTGGACCGCTTTGGACAAGAAGATCCTCACCACGATGGTCCCGGCGATCCCGACCAACTACAGCAAGGGCTCGGTCATCTTCGGCACCAAGGTGCACAACACCGTGGTCGACCCCAACTCGGGTATGCCGGACATCACCGGCATGTGGGTCGGCTGA
- a CDS encoding ABC transporter permease: MLIYLLRRIVLGVSVVTAAIVATFAIFFLGPSDPAGALCGRNCTPDRIATIEKSLGLDKPKVEQLVDYVGGVVVGRDMRAGGLVNHCDAPCLGWSYVQNRPVTDMVMQAFPVTASIVVGGVVVYTILGIGLGILCARFRGQWLDKVIVTISQVLGAIPYYVLAVVFFLYAMKFYGVIPQSSWTPLTQNPWAWFTGLLGVWLFYGTIASASYVRYVRASMIDVQGQDYVRTARSKGISERRIAVKHALRAAIAPFLTLLGLSIAAELTGAIYTETVFGLPGMGLLSINSFNNSDLPVISGVVVVSAALIVVANIIVDVLYGVVDPRVKLS; this comes from the coding sequence TTGCTGATCTACCTGCTGCGCCGCATCGTGCTCGGCGTCAGCGTCGTCACCGCGGCGATCGTGGCGACCTTCGCCATCTTCTTTCTCGGTCCGAGCGACCCCGCGGGCGCCCTCTGCGGCCGCAACTGCACGCCCGACCGCATCGCGACCATCGAGAAGAGCCTCGGCCTGGACAAGCCGAAGGTCGAGCAGTTGGTCGACTACGTCGGCGGTGTCGTCGTCGGCCGGGACATGCGCGCCGGCGGCCTGGTCAATCACTGCGACGCACCGTGCCTCGGTTGGTCGTATGTGCAGAACCGCCCCGTCACCGACATGGTGATGCAGGCCTTCCCTGTCACCGCCTCAATCGTGGTCGGCGGCGTGGTGGTCTACACCATTCTGGGCATCGGCCTCGGCATCCTGTGTGCGCGCTTCCGCGGTCAGTGGTTGGACAAGGTGATCGTCACGATCTCGCAGGTGCTCGGCGCGATTCCCTACTACGTCCTTGCGGTCGTCTTCTTCCTCTACGCCATGAAGTTCTACGGCGTGATCCCGCAGAGTTCCTGGACCCCGCTGACGCAGAACCCTTGGGCGTGGTTCACGGGGCTGCTCGGTGTGTGGTTGTTCTACGGCACGATCGCATCTGCGTCATACGTGCGCTACGTGCGTGCCTCGATGATCGACGTGCAGGGTCAGGACTACGTTCGCACCGCCCGCTCGAAGGGCATCTCCGAGCGCCGGATCGCCGTCAAGCACGCGCTGCGCGCGGCCATCGCGCCCTTCCTCACCTTGCTCGGGCTCAGCATCGCCGCGGAACTCACCGGAGCGATCTACACCGAGACGGTCTTCGGTCTGCCCGGCATGGGTCTGCTGTCGATCAACTCGTTCAACAACAGCGACCTGCCCGTGATCAGCGGGGTGGTCGTCGTGTCCGCGGCACTGATCGTCGTGGCCAACATCATCGTGGACGTTCTGTATGGAGTGGTGGACCCCCGCGTGAAGCTGTCATGA
- a CDS encoding ABC transporter ATP-binding protein, with protein MSAQPNDADIVEVGGPTDVENNAAQAGRTVLTVDDLKVQFPTADGLVNAVNGLSYSVRMGQTLAIVGESGSGKSVSSMAVMGLHDAKRTRMTGSINLDGTELLGASQGTIRRIRSATASMIFQDPQSSFHPFMKIGAQIAEAYAEHHHVSKRAAMARAIEMLDRVGIPNAKRRANQYPHEFSGGMRQRAMIALGLVNDPKLLIADEPTTALDVTVQAQILDLLADLQSEFGSAIILITHDLAVVAEVADEVLVMYGGRAVEQGTTSEVLASPRHPYTWGLLGSVPSVSARGGRLRAIRGLPPSLIDLPTGCSFCPRCDFSDRVSGSRCATQLPELAEVEIGSTRRSRCFLEQPASIFETEIAPTLK; from the coding sequence ATGAGCGCCCAGCCGAACGACGCCGACATCGTCGAGGTCGGCGGCCCGACGGATGTGGAGAACAACGCCGCCCAGGCCGGCCGGACGGTCCTGACCGTCGACGACCTCAAGGTGCAGTTCCCGACCGCGGATGGCCTGGTCAACGCCGTCAACGGGCTGAGTTACTCGGTGCGGATGGGGCAGACCCTCGCGATCGTGGGGGAGTCCGGGTCGGGCAAGAGTGTGTCGTCGATGGCGGTCATGGGCCTGCACGACGCCAAACGCACCCGGATGACCGGCTCGATCAACCTCGACGGCACCGAACTGCTCGGCGCGTCGCAGGGCACGATCCGCCGGATTCGCAGCGCCACCGCGTCGATGATCTTCCAGGACCCGCAGTCCTCCTTCCACCCGTTCATGAAGATCGGCGCGCAGATCGCTGAGGCATATGCCGAACACCACCACGTCTCCAAGCGCGCCGCGATGGCGCGGGCGATCGAGATGCTCGACCGGGTCGGCATCCCGAACGCCAAGCGCCGGGCGAACCAGTACCCGCACGAGTTCTCCGGCGGCATGCGCCAGCGCGCCATGATCGCGCTGGGTCTGGTCAACGACCCGAAGCTGCTCATCGCCGATGAGCCGACCACCGCACTCGATGTCACGGTGCAGGCGCAGATCCTGGATCTGCTGGCAGATCTGCAGAGCGAGTTCGGTTCCGCGATCATCCTGATCACCCACGACCTGGCCGTCGTGGCGGAGGTCGCCGACGAGGTGCTGGTGATGTATGGCGGTCGCGCCGTCGAGCAGGGCACGACCAGCGAGGTGCTGGCATCGCCCCGGCACCCGTACACGTGGGGCCTGCTGGGCAGTGTGCCGTCGGTGTCGGCGCGCGGTGGCAGGTTGCGCGCGATCCGGGGGTTGCCGCCGAGTCTGATCGACCTGCCCACCGGGTGCTCGTTCTGCCCGCGCTGCGACTTCTCCGACCGCGTATCCGGAAGCCGTTGTGCCACACAGCTGCCCGAACTCGCTGAGGTCGAGATCGGATCGACCCGGCGCAGCCGGTGCTTCCTCGAACAGCCGGCCTCGATCTTCGAGACCGAGATCGCTCCGACGCTGAAGTGA
- a CDS encoding ABC transporter ATP-binding protein, protein MTTTTDERAAAATGDAAPLLEVTDLVKHYPVKEYARLFPKTLQTRAVDGVSFSLKAGETLGLVGESGCGKTTTGRLITRLIEPTSGSIRFDGTDIATIKESKLRPLRRDFQLIFQDPYQSLNPRQTVGTIVGTPLAVHNLVPKNKIKARTAELMELVGLNPEHLNRYPNEFSGGQRQRIGIARALAVEPKLIVADEPVSALDVSIQAQVMNLMEDLRQKLGLAFVFIAHDLGVVRHFCDRVAVMYLGKIVEIGASDDIYTAPQHPYTQALLSAAPDLNVVRGAEPNERIRLTGDVPSPIDPPTGCRFRTRCWKAQEVCSTTEPVLETPDSAVRGSAHRLACHFPEVRTDLVAEAPVD, encoded by the coding sequence ATGACGACGACGACCGACGAGCGTGCTGCTGCGGCCACAGGCGATGCGGCTCCGCTGCTCGAAGTGACCGACCTGGTCAAGCACTACCCGGTGAAGGAGTACGCGAGGCTCTTTCCCAAGACGCTGCAGACCCGCGCCGTCGACGGCGTCAGCTTCTCGCTGAAGGCCGGCGAGACACTGGGGCTGGTGGGAGAGTCCGGCTGCGGCAAGACGACGACGGGCCGGTTGATCACCCGGCTCATCGAACCCACCAGCGGTTCGATCCGCTTCGACGGCACCGACATCGCGACGATCAAGGAGAGCAAGCTCCGGCCGTTACGTCGCGATTTCCAGCTCATCTTCCAGGACCCCTACCAGTCGCTGAACCCGCGACAGACCGTCGGCACGATTGTCGGGACCCCGCTGGCGGTGCACAACCTGGTGCCGAAGAACAAGATCAAGGCGCGCACCGCTGAGCTGATGGAGCTCGTCGGCCTGAACCCCGAACACCTCAACCGGTATCCCAACGAGTTCTCCGGTGGCCAACGGCAACGCATCGGTATCGCTCGTGCGCTCGCGGTCGAGCCCAAGCTCATCGTGGCTGACGAGCCGGTGTCAGCTCTTGACGTCTCGATCCAGGCGCAGGTGATGAACCTCATGGAAGACCTGCGCCAGAAGCTCGGCCTGGCATTCGTCTTCATCGCCCATGACCTCGGCGTAGTGCGGCACTTCTGCGATCGCGTCGCGGTGATGTACCTCGGCAAGATCGTCGAGATCGGCGCCAGTGACGACATCTACACCGCGCCGCAGCACCCGTACACACAGGCGTTGCTGTCGGCGGCTCCGGACTTGAATGTGGTCCGTGGCGCAGAGCCCAACGAGCGGATCCGCCTCACCGGTGATGTGCCCAGCCCGATCGACCCGCCGACCGGCTGCCGGTTCCGCACCCGTTGCTGGAAGGCGCAGGAGGTCTGCAGCACCACCGAACCGGTGCTCGAGACGCCGGACAGCGCCGTCCGCGGCAGCGCGCACCGGCTCGCGTGCCACTTCCCCGAGGTGCGTACGGACCTGGTGGCCGAGGCCCCCGTCGACTGA